From Macaca fascicularis isolate 582-1 chromosome 14, T2T-MFA8v1.1, a single genomic window includes:
- the SCT gene encoding secretin translates to MAPRPLLLLLLLLGGSAARPAPPRARRHSDGTFTSELSRLREGARLQRLLQGLVGKRSEQDAENSTAWSRLSAGLLCPSGSDTPTLQAWIPLGGAWSPWLPPGPRPGVMVSEPAGAAAEGTLRPR, encoded by the exons ATGGCCCCCCGgcccctcctgctgctgctgctgctcctcggGGGCTCCGCCGCGCGCCCCGCGCCCCCCAG GGCCCGGCGACACTCGGACGGGACGTTCACCAGCGAGCTCAGCCGCCTGCGGGAGGGCGCGCGGCTCCAGcggctgctgcagggcctggtGGGGAAGCGCAG CGAGCAGGACGCAGAGAACAGCACGGCCTGGTCCAGGCTCAGCGCGGGTCTGCTCTGCCCGTCCGGGTCCGACACGCCCACCCTGCAGGCCTG GATACCCCTGGGCGGGGCCTGGTCTCCCTGGCTGCCCCCCGGGCCCAGGCCTGGGGTTATGGTTTCAGAACCTGCCGGTGCTGCTGCAGAAGGAACCCTGCGACCGAGATGA